The following proteins are encoded in a genomic region of Lactiplantibacillus plantarum:
- a CDS encoding cell surface protein, with product MKRLGFITIAISTLLCWGWLSAPIIGVASTAESPATIRFDGQAESSNSDTGANQLQVTEASKSSHSIVHQPNASQAVHHQNPGWLPQTSEQWWLSAFIGGIGLLVVLIGWQLVNYLKKRSSLS from the coding sequence ATGAAGCGTTTGGGGTTCATCACAATTGCCATCAGTACCCTACTTTGTTGGGGGTGGTTGTCAGCACCGATTATTGGTGTGGCTAGTACGGCTGAGAGCCCAGCAACGATTCGCTTCGACGGCCAGGCTGAGTCATCGAACTCAGACACTGGCGCTAATCAGTTACAGGTGACTGAAGCGTCAAAGTCGAGTCATTCGATTGTGCATCAGCCGAATGCTAGTCAAGCTGTTCATCATCAGAACCCGGGGTGGTTACCACAAACGAGTGAACAATGGTGGCTGAGTGCTTTCATTGGTGGTATTGGGTTATTGGTCGTTTTAATTGGTTGGCAATTGGTTAACTATCTAAAAAAAAGGAGTTCATTATCATGA
- a CDS encoding WxL domain-containing protein has translation MKKTLLGLLFSAALIATSGLTASAADTPQTSNGTVGFTGGDITIDNGDTDLAGASLDFGTNQITAATKDDNYDNTNKSAAVSVVDLRGTAAGWDLRVKQNDVFKNDKAVANKELTGAILTLNGVLDSNASTTGADATANTGVALDTLNSDKVLMTAAVGKGNGKNVADIAKSQLMVPKTTARATGSYSTTLTWSLNTAPANS, from the coding sequence ATGAAAAAAACATTATTAGGACTTTTATTCTCAGCAGCATTGATTGCAACATCAGGTTTGACCGCGAGTGCGGCCGATACGCCACAAACGTCTAATGGGACAGTTGGTTTCACTGGGGGCGACATCACTATTGATAATGGTGATACGGACTTAGCTGGTGCTAGTCTTGACTTTGGTACCAACCAAATCACCGCAGCTACCAAAGACGATAACTATGACAACACGAATAAGTCAGCGGCGGTATCCGTTGTGGACTTACGGGGAACGGCTGCTGGTTGGGATTTACGTGTGAAGCAAAATGACGTTTTTAAAAACGACAAAGCGGTTGCTAATAAAGAATTGACGGGTGCGATTCTAACATTGAATGGTGTTTTGGATTCAAATGCATCGACGACTGGTGCGGACGCAACGGCCAATACCGGTGTTGCGCTAGATACACTCAATAGTGACAAGGTTTTGATGACCGCCGCTGTGGGTAAGGGGAATGGTAAGAACGTGGCTGATATTGCTAAGTCACAACTAATGGTTCCCAAGACTACGGCACGAGCTACGGGAAGTTATAGTACAACGTTAACTTGGAGCTTGAATACTGCACCAGCGAATAGCTAA